From Actinomycetota bacterium:
CCGAGCGACTGGCTCAAGCGCGTCGAACGCACAGGCTTCGGTGCCGGTCTGTTCGCCGAGTGGCGTGACGACCGGTCGTTCGTCCTGAACGACGCGAGATACGCGGGGGCCGGCATCCTCGTCGCCGGCGCGAACTTCGGCACCGGCTCCTCGCGGGAGCACGCCGTCTGGGCGCTGGTGGACTACGGCTTCCGGGCGGTCGTGTCACCGCGCTTCGCCGACATCTTCCGCAACAACTGCACGAAGGCGGGCCTCCTGCCGGTGCAGGTCGACGCCGAGGTGGCCCGCAGCCTGATGGACGCCATCACGAACGACCCGACGCTGGAGCTCACGATCGACGTCGAGCGCGGCGCCCTGTCGGCACCTGCGGCCGGCATCGAGACCACGTTCCCGCTCGACGAGTTCACCCGCCACCGCCTCCTCGAGGGCCTCGACGACATCGGCCTGACGCTGCGGAACGCCGATGCCATCGCCGACTACGAGACCCGCCGGCCCCGGTGGATGCCCACGACCGGGTGACCCACTAGGTTGCGGGCATGACCGACGTCACCGCGCCGTCGTCGTCCCCAGGGCTGCTCACCCGATGGCGCGAGGTGTTGCGCACCACGAACCCGCCTGCGGGTCGCCTCGACGTGGTGTCGAAGTGGCTGGTGCTGACGCGCGCCGCGGTGCTGCCGATGACGCTGACGGCCGGCGCGGTCGCGGGCCTGCTCGCGGCCCGCGCCGACGGCTTCAGCCCCGGCCTGTTCACGCTCGCGCTCGTCGGCATCCTGCTCGCACACGTGTCCAACAACCTGATGAACGACCTGTTCGACGTCGAGGTCGGTTCCGACACCGAGACCTACCCGCGCGCCCTCTACGCGCCTCACCCGGTGCTGTCGGGGATGATCAGCCGCGGCGGGCTTGCCGGTGCGGCGCTGGTCGTCAACCTGATCGACCTGGCCATCATGCTGGTGCTCTTCGTCGCGCGGGGCTGGCCCGTGCTCGCGTTGGGCGTGGCCGGCTTCGCGTTGAGCGCGGCGTACACGGCGCCTCCCCTCCGCCTGAAGAAACGGGGCCTGGGCGAGCTCGACGTGCTGTTGGTGTGGGGCCCGCTCATGGTCGGCGGGGCGTACTACTCGGCCGTGGGCGAGCTGCCGTGGCGGGTGTTCGCGGCGTCGATCCCCTACGGCCTGCTGTGCACCGCCGTGCTCATGGGCAAGCACGTCGACAAGATCCCGTGGGACGAGCCCCAGGGCATCCGCACCCTGCCCGTGCTGCTCGGCGAAAGGCGGTCGCGCCGGCTCACGCAGGGCCTGATGGCGGCGTTCTACCTGACGGTCGTGGCGTGCGTGGTGGCGCGTGCGCTGCCCTGGCCCGCCCTGCTGGCGTTCGGGGCGTTGCCGGTGCTCGTGCGGACGTGGAAGGCCTTCGACGCGCCGCGGCCCGAGCGGCCGCCGCCCCTCTTCCCGGTCTGGCCGCTGTGGTTCGCGGCGATCGCGTTCGTCCACACGCGGCGGGCCGGTGCGCTGCTCGTGCTCGGCCTGGTCGTCGCCGCCGTGGCCAACGTGACGATCAGGGCTTGATCCCGGCGAGCAGCGCCAGCTCCCGCCACTTCCAGAAGCACTCGACCTCGGCGAACCCGATCTCGCGCAGCCATCGCAGCTGCGTCTCCACGTCGAGCAGCTGGTTCGAGGGATCCTCGGATGCGCCGACCAGCGCGAGGAACTCATCATGCAGGTGCTCCGTCGGTGAGCTCACGTGCTCGAGGTTGGCGAACACGCCGCCCGGCTCGAGGAGCTCGAACACTTCGGCGTAGAGCTCCCGCTTGCGCGCGTGCGAGCAGTGGTGGATGGCGAAGGCCGACACCACCACGTCGAACGACCCCATGTCGGGCAGAGCGGCGTTGAGGTTGTGGTCGACCACCTCGACGTCGGACCGGCCTGCGTACCGGGTACGCGCGGCGTCGAGCATGGCCGGCGAGAAGTCGACGCCCACTCCGGGTGCGCCGATCAGGCTGAGGACGTGCCCGTCGCCCGTGCCGAGATCGAGCACCCGGCGGGGGCTCGCGGGCAGCAGCGCCAGCAACTCGTCGTAGGCGATGTCGCGCCGGGGTAGGAGAGGCGCCCGCTCGAGATAGGCGTGCGCGTGCTCCGCGGTCGCCCACTCGTTCGTCTCAACGCTCAAGGCCCTATCTCCTTGGCCCGCTCCTCGTCTCGCGCGCGCACCCGCACGACCTTGTTCACCGCGCTGAGGTACGCGCGGGCCGATGCCTCGACGACGTCGGTCGAGACCCCTCGACCCGACACCTTCACGCCGTCCGCCTCGAGCTGGATGATCACGTCACCCAACGCGTCGACACCGCCGGTGACCGAGGAGACGTTGAAGTCGGTGAGACGGCCCTCGACGCCGGTCGCGGCCCTGATCGCCTGGCAGGCCGCGTCGATCATGCCGTCACCCTCCGACGACGCCTCCAGCTTCTCGCCGCCGCGGCCCAGCACGACGCGCGCCCTCGGCACGCCGACGGTGCCGCCGGCCACCTCGAGCGCCTCCAGGGTGAACGCCTGGGTCACGCTCGTGCCCAGCTCCTCGGCGACGATCGCCTCGAGGTCGGCGTCGGTGATCTCCACCTTGCGGTCGGCCAGCTCCTTGAAGCGCGTGAACGCGGCGTTCAGCGCGTCGCCCTGGATGGTGATGCCCATCTTCTGCAGCGTGTCGCGGAAGGCGTGCCGTCCGGAGTGCTTGCCCAGCACGATCTGCCGGCCGGTCTGCCCCACCGACGCGGCGTCGATGATCTCGTAGGTCGTGCGTTCGGCCAGCACACCGTGCTGATGGATGCCCGACTCGTGGGCGAAGGCGTTGCGACCGACGACCGCCTTGTTGTACTGGATCGGATAGCCGGTGAGGCGCGAGACGAGACGCGACGTGCGCGCCAGCTCCTCGGTGCGCACGCCGGTCTCCAGGCCGTCGAACTGGTCGGGCCGGATCTTCAGGGCCATCACGACCTCTTCGAGCGCGGCATTGCCGGCCCGCTCCCCCAGCCCGTTGACGCAGACCTCGACCTGCCGGGCTCCGGCCTGGATGCCGGCGAGCGAGTTGGCGACGGCGAGCCCCAGGTCGTTGTGGCAGTGGGTGGAGGTGACGTAGTCGCCCTTCACCTCTCGCCGCACGTACTGGATGAGCGCGCCGAAGTCCCAGGGGATGCCGTAGCCGACCGTGTCCGGGATGTTCAGCGTCGTCGCCCCGGCGTCGACCGCCGCCTGCAGCACCTCGATCATGAACTCGAGCGGCGTGCGGGTGGCGTCCTGGGGGCTGAACTCGACGTCGTCGGTGTGCTCGCGCGCCCGGCCGACCCCGCTCCTGGTCTCGGCGACGACCTGCTCGGGCGTCATCTTCAGCATGTGCTCCATGTGGCTGGGACTGGTGCTGATGAAGACGTGGATGCGAGCGCGGGCCGCGCCCCGCACCGCCTCCCAGCAACGGTCGACATCGGCCAGCTGGGTGCGCGACAGGCCCGCGATGACGGGGCCCGCGACCGCGGCCGCGATGGCCTGCACCGCCTCGAAGTCGCCCTGGCTGGCGACCGGGAACCCGGCCTCGATGACGTCGACGCCGAGGCGCGCCAGCTGCTCCGCGATCTCGAGCTTCTCCGGTACGTCGAGCGAGATGCCCGGCGCCTGCTCGCCGTCGCGCAGGGTGGTGTCGAAGATCGTCACTCGTTCGGCCATGGGGGTGTGCCTTTCGTGTTCGTGCGTGGGCAACAAAAAACCTCCCGGCCCGGAGGCACGAGAGGTCGAGGGGCGAACGCCTGAAGGCGCTCGCCGCTAGGTAAGGAGGAGGATGGAGGTGACGGGCGGGATGCCACAGGCGGAGGGAGACATGCGCGTAGCATCGTGACAGGGGGGACGACCGCCGTCAAGCAGGTACGCCGTCAAGCAGGTACAAGGTCAAGCAGTCAGACTCGGCAAGTCAAGGAGACGTCCCAGTGATACGCAGTGCGTTCCGCTTCGGGCTGCGAGCCACCCTCCTGACGGGTTGCGTCGTGGGCGTGGTCACGTTCGTGCGCCGACGCTCGTCGACCCTCGCGCCCGACGACGGGCCCGAACCCTGGGGCCGGCGGCCGGTCGCGGTGCCACCCCTCGCCGCATGGGTCGAGCCGCAGGACAAGGCGTGCCCGGCGACGCATCCGGTCAAGGCCAAGCGGTCGAGCAACATCTTCCACGTGCCGGGCGGGCTCAACTACGACCGCACGGTGCCCGACCGCTGCTACCGCGACGAAGCGGCCGCGATCGCCGACGGCTTCGTCAAGTCAAGACGCTGACCTGACGGATCCCCGACGCGGCGCGCAGCTCCTCGAGCAGGTCGGGCGGTGCGGGCTCGCTGAGCGCGAGCACCATGAGGGCCGCCTCGCCGGCGGGCGAGAGCCCGACGTGGACGTTGGAGATGTTGATGTGGCGGTCGCCCAGCGCGCCGGCCACGACCGCGATCATCCCGGGACGGTCGTCGTTGCGCACGACGAGCATGTGGCGCGCCGGCGGCACCTCCACGGTGTGGTCGTCGAGCATCACGATGCGCGGCTCGGAGCGCAGGCCCGAGAGCGTGCCGGCCAGACTGTGCACACCCCCCCGCAGGCTGATCAAGTTGACGTAGTCGTGCGTGTGGGTCGTCGTCGTCTCGCGTACGTCGACGCCGCGCTCGGTGGCCAGCTGGGGCGCGTTCACGTACGACACCGGCTCCTCGCTTCCTGCGCCGAGGAGACCCTTCAGCACCGAGAGGGTGAGGATGCGCGTGTCGTAGTCGGCCAGCTGGCCCTGGTACTCGATCTCGAGCGACGCCGGGACGCCCTCGTTGAGCGACGCGAACAGCGACCCGAGGCGTTCGGCCAGCGGGAGGAACGGGCGCACGGTCTCCGACGCCTCTGACGCGCTCACGTTGACGGCGTAGGGAACGAAGTCGCCGGCGAGCGCGAGCAGCACCTGCTCGGCGATGGTGTCGCCCGCCTTGTCCTGGGCCTCACGGGTGCTCGCCCCGAGGTGCGGCGTGACCACCACCGAGTCGAGCGCGAACAGCGGCGACGACGTGCACGGCTCTTGCGCGAACACGTCGAGCCCGGCGCCCGCCACGTGGCCGTCACGAATGGCGAGCGCGAGCGCTTCCTCGTCGATGATGCCGCCCCGCGCCGTGTTGATGATCCGGATGCCGGGCTTGGCCCGCGCCAAGAGGTCCTTGCCGATCAGCCCCAGGGTCTCGGGGG
This genomic window contains:
- the leuD gene encoding 3-isopropylmalate dehydratase small subunit — encoded protein: MQPVRVVTGTAVPLDRSDVDTDQIIPSDWLKRVERTGFGAGLFAEWRDDRSFVLNDARYAGAGILVAGANFGTGSSREHAVWALVDYGFRAVVSPRFADIFRNNCTKAGLLPVQVDAEVARSLMDAITNDPTLELTIDVERGALSAPAAGIETTFPLDEFTRHRLLEGLDDIGLTLRNADAIADYETRRPRWMPTTG
- a CDS encoding prenyltransferase translates to MTDVTAPSSSPGLLTRWREVLRTTNPPAGRLDVVSKWLVLTRAAVLPMTLTAGAVAGLLAARADGFSPGLFTLALVGILLAHVSNNLMNDLFDVEVGSDTETYPRALYAPHPVLSGMISRGGLAGAALVVNLIDLAIMLVLFVARGWPVLALGVAGFALSAAYTAPPLRLKKRGLGELDVLLVWGPLMVGGAYYSAVGELPWRVFAASIPYGLLCTAVLMGKHVDKIPWDEPQGIRTLPVLLGERRSRRLTQGLMAAFYLTVVACVVARALPWPALLAFGALPVLVRTWKAFDAPRPERPPPLFPVWPLWFAAIAFVHTRRAGALLVLGLVVAAVANVTIRA
- a CDS encoding class I SAM-dependent methyltransferase, translating into MSVETNEWATAEHAHAYLERAPLLPRRDIAYDELLALLPASPRRVLDLGTGDGHVLSLIGAPGVGVDFSPAMLDAARTRYAGRSDVEVVDHNLNAALPDMGSFDVVVSAFAIHHCSHARKRELYAEVFELLEPGGVFANLEHVSSPTEHLHDEFLALVGASEDPSNQLLDVETQLRWLREIGFAEVECFWKWRELALLAGIKP
- a CDS encoding 2-isopropylmalate synthase gives rise to the protein MAERVTIFDTTLRDGEQAPGISLDVPEKLEIAEQLARLGVDVIEAGFPVASQGDFEAVQAIAAAVAGPVIAGLSRTQLADVDRCWEAVRGAARARIHVFISTSPSHMEHMLKMTPEQVVAETRSGVGRAREHTDDVEFSPQDATRTPLEFMIEVLQAAVDAGATTLNIPDTVGYGIPWDFGALIQYVRREVKGDYVTSTHCHNDLGLAVANSLAGIQAGARQVEVCVNGLGERAGNAALEEVVMALKIRPDQFDGLETGVRTEELARTSRLVSRLTGYPIQYNKAVVGRNAFAHESGIHQHGVLAERTTYEIIDAASVGQTGRQIVLGKHSGRHAFRDTLQKMGITIQGDALNAAFTRFKELADRKVEITDADLEAIVAEELGTSVTQAFTLEALEVAGGTVGVPRARVVLGRGGEKLEASSEGDGMIDAACQAIRAATGVEGRLTDFNVSSVTGGVDALGDVIIQLEADGVKVSGRGVSTDVVEASARAYLSAVNKVVRVRARDEERAKEIGP
- a CDS encoding phosphoglycerate dehydrogenase, producing MARILVTEQLAPRGLAHLRDAGHEVDERFGLSDEELRRAVAGAQGLIIRSATQVTADVLEAGADLVVVGRAGIGLDNVDVAAATRRGVMVVNAPQSNVLSAAEQTMALLLAQARNVPQAHAALKAGKWERSRWEGVELHGKVLGVVGLGRVGALVAQRALAFGMRLAAYDPFVSVERAKQMGVELMGLDELARVADFLTVHLPKTPETLGLIGKDLLARAKPGIRIINTARGGIIDEEALALAIRDGHVAGAGLDVFAQEPCTSSPLFALDSVVVTPHLGASTREAQDKAGDTIAEQVLLALAGDFVPYAVNVSASEASETVRPFLPLAERLGSLFASLNEGVPASLEIEYQGQLADYDTRILTLSVLKGLLGAGSEEPVSYVNAPQLATERGVDVRETTTTHTHDYVNLISLRGGVHSLAGTLSGLRSEPRIVMLDDHTVEVPPARHMLVVRNDDRPGMIAVVAGALGDRHINISNVHVGLSPAGEAALMVLALSEPAPPDLLEELRAASGIRQVSVLT